From Nonlabens sp. Ci31, the proteins below share one genomic window:
- the rpsE gene encoding 30S ribosomal protein S5 → MYQKYKNVETVKPSGLELKDRLVGVQRVTKVTKGGRAFGFSAIVVIGDENGVVGHGLGKSKEVSEAISKSVEDAKKNLVRIPLRKGTIPHEQKGKFGGARVLLMPASAGTGVIAGGAIRAVLEAVGVHDVLSKNQGSSNPHNVVKATFDALLQLRNAETVAKQRGISLDKVFNG, encoded by the coding sequence ATGTACCAAAAATATAAAAATGTAGAAACGGTGAAGCCAAGTGGTCTTGAGCTTAAGGATCGTTTAGTAGGTGTTCAACGTGTTACCAAGGTAACAAAAGGTGGTCGTGCATTCGGTTTCTCAGCAATAGTTGTTATTGGTGATGAAAATGGTGTCGTAGGTCATGGTTTAGGTAAGTCTAAAGAAGTTTCTGAGGCTATATCTAAGTCTGTTGAGGACGCTAAGAAAAACCTAGTTCGTATACCATTGAGAAAAGGAACTATTCCTCACGAGCAAAAAGGTAAGTTTGGTGGCGCAAGAGTTTTATTGATGCCAGCTTCAGCCGGTACCGGTGTTATTGCTGGTGGAGCTATTAGAGCGGTTCTTGAGGCTGTTGGTGTTCACGATGTACTTAGTAAGAACCAAGGTTCTTCAAATCCTCATAACGTAGTGAAGGCTACTTTTGATGCACTATTGCAATTGCGTAATGCAGAAACAGTGGCAAAGCAACGAGGTATTTCATTAGATAAAGTTTTTAACGGATAA
- the rpsH gene encoding 30S ribosomal protein S8 yields the protein MNTDPIADYLTRIRNAVRANHRVVDIPASKVKKEITKILFDQGYILSYKFEDTSAQQNIKIALKYDRDTKESVIKDLQRLSKPGLRKYSGATELPRVLNGLGIAIISTSRGVMTDKQARSENVGGEVLCYVY from the coding sequence ATGAATACAGATCCAATCGCAGATTATCTTACTAGAATAAGGAACGCCGTTAGAGCAAATCACAGAGTTGTTGATATTCCTGCATCTAAAGTAAAAAAAGAAATAACTAAGATCCTATTTGATCAAGGTTATATTCTAAGTTATAAGTTTGAAGATACTTCAGCTCAACAAAATATAAAGATCGCTTTAAAGTACGATCGGGACACTAAGGAATCTGTCATTAAAGATTTACAGCGTCTATCTAAGCCTGGTTTACGTAAGTATTCTGGTGCTACTGAGTTGCCACGTGTTCTTAATGGTCTTGGGATCGCTATCATTTCTACCTCTAGAGGTGTTATGACCGATAAGCAAGCTCGTTCAGAAAATGTTGGTGGAGAAGTCCTTTGTTACGTTTATTAA
- the carA gene encoding glutamine-hydrolyzing carbamoyl-phosphate synthase small subunit, with protein sequence MGYLEKKDAIILLEDGTIFHGKAVGKGGTATGEICFNTGTTGYQEIFTDPSYYGQLMVTTNAHIGNYGVKFTDEESDSIKIAGLVCKNFSEVFSRESADGDLLSLLKKKNLVILSDVDTRALVSYIRDHGAQNAIISSELDDVEKLKSQLLQVPSMKGLELASKVSCTEPYYFGDENASIKVSALDLGIKKNILRNLAARGVYIKVFPYNSSFEEMKSFEPDGYFLSNGPGDPEPLTSAIQTAKDIMEAEVPLFGICLGHQIIALASGISTFKMHNGHRGINHPIMNVETGKGEITSQNHGFAINREETEQNKNIKITHYHLNDNTVAGIKHVSKPCFSVQYHPEAGPGPNDATYLFDQFINLIHSNKKVTA encoded by the coding sequence ATGGGATATCTAGAAAAAAAAGATGCCATTATTTTGTTGGAAGACGGAACAATTTTCCACGGTAAGGCAGTAGGAAAAGGCGGTACAGCCACAGGAGAAATATGTTTTAATACGGGAACTACTGGTTATCAAGAGATCTTTACAGATCCTTCCTATTACGGGCAGTTAATGGTAACTACTAATGCGCACATCGGTAATTACGGCGTAAAGTTCACTGATGAAGAGTCAGATTCTATTAAGATTGCTGGATTAGTATGTAAAAACTTTTCTGAGGTATTTTCAAGAGAATCGGCAGATGGGGATTTACTATCACTACTTAAAAAGAAAAACCTCGTCATATTGTCAGATGTGGATACACGTGCACTCGTTTCTTATATCAGAGATCATGGAGCTCAAAACGCCATCATATCTTCAGAGTTGGATGATGTTGAAAAATTAAAATCACAACTATTACAAGTTCCTTCTATGAAGGGGTTGGAATTGGCTTCTAAAGTTTCCTGTACGGAGCCCTATTATTTTGGTGATGAAAATGCGAGTATAAAAGTTTCTGCTTTAGATTTAGGTATTAAAAAGAATATCTTGCGCAACTTAGCTGCTAGAGGAGTATATATAAAGGTTTTTCCTTATAATTCTTCTTTTGAAGAAATGAAATCTTTTGAACCGGATGGTTACTTCTTATCTAATGGCCCTGGTGATCCAGAACCTTTGACATCAGCAATTCAAACTGCTAAAGATATTATGGAAGCTGAAGTTCCCTTATTTGGAATATGCCTAGGTCATCAGATTATTGCTTTAGCAAGTGGTATTTCAACTTTTAAGATGCATAACGGTCACAGAGGTATCAATCATCCCATTATGAACGTAGAAACTGGTAAAGGAGAAATTACATCTCAGAACCATGGTTTTGCTATCAATAGAGAAGAGACGGAACAAAATAAAAATATTAAAATCACACATTATCACCTAAACGATAATACGGTAGCTGGAATCAAACATGTATCTAAGCCATGTTTTTCTGTACAATACCATCCAGAAGCAGGTCCAGGTCCTAATGACGCTACCTACTTATTTGATCAATTTATTAATTTAATTCATTCCAATAAAAAAGTTACAGCATGA
- the rplR gene encoding 50S ribosomal protein L18, translating into MAISKSARRIKIRKRIRKTVNGTASRPRLSVFRSNKEIYAQVINDVDGVTIASASSRELKSNSPKAEAAKEVGKVLAEKAKAAGVETVSFDRGGYLYHGRVLSLAEGAREGGLKF; encoded by the coding sequence ATGGCAATTTCAAAGTCAGCGAGAAGAATAAAAATCCGTAAGCGTATTCGTAAAACGGTAAATGGTACGGCTAGCCGTCCTAGATTATCTGTTTTTAGAAGTAATAAAGAGATTTATGCTCAGGTAATTAACGATGTAGATGGAGTGACCATCGCATCAGCCTCATCACGTGAGCTTAAATCTAATAGTCCTAAAGCAGAAGCTGCCAAAGAAGTTGGTAAAGTTTTAGCTGAAAAGGCTAAAGCTGCTGGTGTTGAAACTGTTTCTTTTGATAGAGGTGGTTATTTGTACCACGGTCGTGTTCTTTCTCTTGCAGAGGGAGCTCGTGAAGGAGGTCTTAAATTTTAA
- the rpsD gene encoding 30S ribosomal protein S4, translating to MARYRGPKAKIARRFREPIFGPSKALEKKNYPPGMHGNARRRGKESEYAVQLKEKQKAKYTYGILEKQFRLMFEKATRSTGITGEVLLQLCESRLDNVVYRMGIARTRRGSRQLVSHRHITVNGQLVNIPSYQLKPGDEVAVREKSKSLSAIDDSLSSNDRVYDFITFNKASLKGAFVSVPERLQIPENIKEQLIVELYSK from the coding sequence ATGGCAAGATATAGAGGTCCTAAGGCAAAAATTGCTCGTAGATTCAGAGAACCAATTTTTGGCCCTAGTAAAGCTTTGGAGAAGAAAAATTATCCTCCAGGTATGCACGGTAACGCAAGACGTCGTGGAAAAGAATCTGAATACGCGGTTCAGTTAAAGGAAAAACAAAAAGCTAAATATACCTACGGTATCTTAGAAAAGCAATTCAGACTTATGTTTGAAAAGGCTACTCGAAGTACAGGTATAACGGGTGAAGTTTTATTACAGTTATGTGAATCTCGTTTGGATAATGTAGTCTACAGAATGGGAATTGCTAGAACTCGTAGAGGTTCTAGACAGTTGGTTTCACACAGGCACATTACCGTTAATGGACAACTAGTAAATATCCCTTCGTACCAATTGAAACCTGGTGATGAAGTTGCTGTTCGTGAAAAATCTAAATCACTATCTGCTATTGATGATTCTTTGTCTAGTAATGATCGTGTTTACGATTTTATTACTTTCAATAAAGCTTCTTTAAAAGGTGCATTTGTTAGCGTTCCAGAACGTTTGCAAATTCCCGAAAATATCAAGGAACAGTTGATCGTAGAATTGTACTCTAAATAA
- the rplF gene encoding 50S ribosomal protein L6 has protein sequence MSRIGKNPVAIPAGVSVKVENKEIIVEGKLGKLVQSYADVSIEVDGEHVIVSRPSDAKDHRAKHGLYRSLIDNMVHGVSTGWSKHLELVGVGYRASNQGQKLDLALGFSHNIVLNIAPEVQIETVSEKGKNPVIKLTSFDKQLVGQVAAKIRGFRPPEPYKGKGVKFVGEIIRRKAGKSA, from the coding sequence ATGTCTAGAATAGGAAAGAATCCGGTGGCTATACCTGCTGGTGTATCGGTAAAAGTTGAAAATAAGGAAATCATCGTGGAAGGTAAGCTTGGAAAGTTAGTTCAATCTTACGCCGATGTTAGTATAGAAGTTGACGGGGAGCATGTTATTGTGAGTCGTCCTTCAGATGCCAAAGATCACAGAGCTAAACACGGTCTTTACAGGTCGTTGATAGATAATATGGTTCATGGTGTTTCTACTGGATGGTCCAAACATTTGGAGCTTGTAGGTGTTGGTTATAGAGCATCTAATCAAGGTCAAAAGTTAGACTTAGCATTGGGATTTTCACATAACATCGTTTTGAACATTGCACCTGAGGTGCAGATTGAAACGGTTTCTGAAAAAGGTAAAAATCCTGTCATTAAATTGACTTCCTTTGATAAGCAATTGGTTGGTCAGGTAGCCGCTAAGATTAGAGGTTTCCGCCCACCAGAGCCTTATAAGGGTAAAGGTGTTAAGTTTGTAGGAGAAATAATTAGAAGAAAAGCTGGTAAATCAGCATAA
- the rpmD gene encoding 50S ribosomal protein L30 has translation MAILKVKKVRSAINRTARQKRTLESLGLRKMNQVVEHEDTSAIQGMIAKVQHLVSVEKA, from the coding sequence ATGGCTATATTAAAGGTAAAGAAAGTACGTAGTGCCATCAATAGGACGGCAAGACAAAAAAGAACACTAGAATCTCTAGGTTTAAGAAAAATGAATCAAGTTGTAGAGCATGAAGATACTTCGGCGATACAAGGTATGATCGCTAAAGTTCAACATTTAGTCTCTGTAGAGAAGGCTTAA
- the rplO gene encoding 50S ribosomal protein L15, with translation MGLHNLKPAEGSVKNAAKIIGRGQGSGKGGTATRGHKGAKSRSGYSKKVGFEGGQMPLQRRVPKFGFTNINRKEYAGVNLDVIQAYYDAGRFTDTISIQDLISERLVTKNDLVKVLGRGDIKASITISAHKFTATAKAAIEKVGGQAQTV, from the coding sequence ATGGGTTTACACAATTTAAAACCAGCTGAAGGTTCCGTGAAAAATGCTGCCAAGATTATTGGTCGTGGTCAGGGATCTGGAAAAGGTGGTACTGCTACTCGTGGTCACAAGGGAGCAAAATCTAGATCAGGTTATTCTAAGAAAGTAGGTTTCGAAGGGGGTCAAATGCCACTGCAACGTCGTGTTCCTAAGTTTGGTTTTACCAATATTAATAGAAAGGAATATGCCGGTGTTAATCTTGATGTAATTCAGGCTTATTACGACGCGGGGCGTTTTACAGATACCATTTCCATTCAAGATCTTATATCTGAAAGATTGGTTACTAAAAACGACTTGGTTAAAGTATTGGGTCGCGGTGATATCAAAGCATCGATTACTATATCAGCACACAAATTCACTGCAACTGCTAAGGCTGCTATTGAAAAAGTAGGTGGACAAGCACAAACAGTTTAA
- the rplX gene encoding 50S ribosomal protein L24, whose translation MAKLKIKTGDTVRVIAGEHKGSEGKISKVFIVKNKAIVEGVNMVSKHEKPSATNPQGGIKEKEAALHVSNLSLIDKNGKNTKIGYESKDGKNVRIAKTTKEVI comes from the coding sequence ATGGCAAAGTTAAAAATTAAAACAGGGGATACGGTTAGAGTTATTGCTGGAGAACATAAAGGTTCTGAAGGTAAGATATCTAAGGTGTTTATTGTAAAAAATAAAGCAATCGTTGAAGGTGTTAATATGGTTTCTAAACATGAGAAGCCTAGTGCAACAAATCCTCAAGGAGGAATAAAAGAAAAAGAAGCTGCGTTACATGTTTCAAACCTTTCCTTAATAGATAAGAACGGTAAGAATACCAAAATTGGTTACGAATCAAAAGATGGTAAAAATGTACGTATTGCTAAAACAACTAAAGAAGTTATATAA
- the rplQ gene encoding 50S ribosomal protein L17: protein MKHGKKVNHLSRKTAHRKAMLSNMSCSLIEHKRINTTVAKAKALKQFVEPLITKSKEDTTHNRRLVFAKLRSKEAVTELFRDVASKIGDRPGGYTRIIKMGNRLGDNADMAMIELVDYNETYKLEAGAKKATTRRSRRGKSTTAEPVTETKTNEEE, encoded by the coding sequence ATGAAACACGGAAAAAAAGTAAATCACTTAAGTAGAAAAACGGCACACCGCAAGGCTATGTTGTCAAATATGAGCTGCTCTCTAATTGAGCATAAGCGTATTAATACTACTGTAGCAAAAGCAAAAGCGCTTAAACAATTTGTTGAGCCTTTAATAACTAAATCCAAAGAAGATACTACTCACAATAGAAGATTGGTATTTGCTAAACTTAGAAGTAAGGAAGCAGTTACAGAACTTTTTAGAGACGTAGCTTCTAAAATTGGGGATCGTCCAGGCGGTTATACGAGAATCATAAAAATGGGTAACAGACTTGGTGATAATGCTGATATGGCGATGATCGAATTGGTTGACTATAATGAAACTTATAAGTTAGAAGCTGGTGCCAAAAAGGCAACTACTCGTCGTAGTAGAAGAGGTAAATCAACAACTGCTGAGCCAGTTACTGAAACCAAAACAAATGAAGAAGAATAA
- the infA gene encoding translation initiation factor IF-1, whose protein sequence is MAKQSAIEQDGSIIEALSNAMFRVELENGHIVTAHISGKMRMHYIKLLPGDKVKLEMSPYDLSKARITYRY, encoded by the coding sequence ATGGCAAAACAATCAGCAATAGAACAAGATGGTTCCATTATAGAAGCGCTCTCAAACGCTATGTTTAGAGTGGAGTTGGAGAATGGACATATTGTAACTGCGCATATATCAGGTAAGATGCGTATGCACTATATAAAATTATTACCTGGAGATAAAGTAAAATTAGAAATGAGTCCTTACGATTTATCGAAAGCAAGGATCACTTATAGATACTAA
- the ykgO gene encoding type B 50S ribosomal protein L36, translating into MKVRASIKKRSADCKIVRRKGRLYVINKKNPKFKQRQG; encoded by the coding sequence ATGAAAGTAAGAGCGTCAATTAAAAAGAGAAGTGCTGACTGTAAGATAGTTCGTCGTAAAGGGCGTCTATACGTCATTAACAAAAAGAATCCTAAATTTAAACAAAGACAAGGTTAA
- the secY gene encoding preprotein translocase subunit SecY, whose protein sequence is MKLIENLKNIWKIEELRDRIIMTFSLLLVYRFGAQITLPGIDSTQLVGLASNFKDGIGGILNAFTGGAFAKASVFALGIMPYISASIVVQLMGIAIPYLQKLQKEGESGRKKINQITRWLTIGICLIQAPSYMLSLSSLGVPDSAFMMQDQQTLFLVLSTIILVTGCVFAMWLGEKITDKGIGNGISLLIMVGIIATLPQAFIQEVGSRIDGVGSWFLIIVEVVIWLLIIAACIMLVMGVRKIPVQYARRSATGGYEKNVFGSRQYIPLKLNASGVMPIIFAQAIMFVPSAIGQMDASWAKSIGTAYSDIFGFWYNLTFALLIIVFTYFYTAITVPTNKMADDLKRNGGFIPGIRPGTETSEYLDRIMSQITLPGSLFLAAVAIFPAVISLMGVTQSWALFYGGTSLLIMVGVAIDTMQQINSYLLNRHYDGLIKTGKNRKAVA, encoded by the coding sequence ATGAAGTTAATTGAAAATTTAAAAAATATCTGGAAGATAGAAGAACTAAGGGATCGTATTATAATGACCTTTAGCTTGCTACTTGTTTATAGATTTGGTGCTCAAATTACCTTACCTGGTATTGATTCAACTCAATTAGTAGGTTTAGCCTCTAATTTCAAAGATGGGATAGGAGGTATTCTTAATGCCTTTACAGGTGGAGCTTTCGCAAAGGCGTCGGTTTTTGCTTTGGGTATTATGCCTTATATCTCAGCCAGTATTGTTGTTCAATTAATGGGTATTGCTATTCCTTATTTACAAAAGCTTCAAAAAGAAGGTGAGTCAGGAAGGAAAAAAATTAACCAAATTACCAGATGGCTTACCATAGGTATTTGTCTTATACAAGCTCCTAGTTATATGCTTTCATTGAGTTCACTAGGTGTTCCTGATTCAGCATTTATGATGCAAGATCAACAAACCTTATTTTTAGTCTTAAGTACTATAATTTTGGTCACTGGTTGTGTGTTTGCTATGTGGCTTGGTGAAAAAATAACCGATAAAGGTATTGGGAACGGTATATCGTTGTTAATAATGGTAGGTATTATTGCTACGCTGCCTCAAGCATTTATTCAAGAAGTTGGTTCTCGTATAGACGGCGTAGGAAGTTGGTTCCTTATTATCGTAGAGGTTGTTATTTGGCTCTTAATCATTGCAGCTTGTATTATGCTGGTTATGGGAGTAAGAAAAATACCGGTTCAATACGCTCGAAGATCAGCGACTGGCGGGTATGAGAAAAATGTTTTCGGATCTCGTCAATATATTCCGTTAAAGTTAAACGCTTCTGGGGTAATGCCTATTATCTTTGCGCAAGCAATAATGTTTGTTCCTTCGGCAATAGGTCAAATGGATGCGTCGTGGGCAAAGTCAATTGGAACAGCGTACAGTGATATATTTGGTTTTTGGTACAACCTTACTTTTGCCTTACTAATAATTGTATTTACATACTTTTATACGGCAATAACGGTACCGACTAATAAAATGGCTGATGATTTGAAGCGCAATGGTGGTTTTATACCTGGTATACGTCCAGGGACTGAAACGTCAGAGTATTTAGATCGTATCATGTCTCAAATCACATTGCCTGGTTCTTTGTTTTTGGCCGCAGTGGCTATTTTTCCAGCAGTTATTTCATTAATGGGAGTTACCCAGTCATGGGCTTTGTTCTATGGGGGTACGTCTTTATTAATTATGGTAGGTGTCGCAATAGATACGATGCAACAAATAAACTCTTATCTTCTTAATCGTCATTATGACGGTTTGATAAAGACTGGTAAGAATAGAAAAGCAGTAGCATAA
- the rplE gene encoding 50S ribosomal protein L5 has protein sequence MSYLPRLKGEYRERIAGALQTEFSYKNVMEIPKLQKIVLSRGVGGAVADKKLIDYALEEFTTITGQKAVATLSKKDVASFKLRKGMPIGVKVTLRGDRMYEFLDRFVTVALPRVRDFQGIKADGFDGRGNYNLGITEQIIFPEINIDKVNKISGMDITFVTSADTDKEAKSLLAELGLPFKKN, from the coding sequence ATGTCGTATTTACCAAGACTTAAAGGAGAATATAGAGAGCGTATTGCTGGGGCTTTACAGACAGAGTTTTCATACAAAAACGTTATGGAAATTCCTAAGCTACAGAAAATAGTGCTTAGCCGGGGAGTAGGTGGAGCTGTTGCTGACAAAAAATTGATTGATTATGCTCTAGAGGAGTTTACAACAATCACTGGTCAAAAAGCCGTTGCTACCCTTTCAAAAAAGGATGTTGCTTCGTTTAAACTACGTAAAGGAATGCCTATTGGTGTTAAAGTTACGTTGCGTGGTGATCGTATGTATGAGTTTTTAGATCGTTTCGTAACTGTTGCTCTTCCGAGAGTAAGAGATTTCCAAGGAATAAAAGCAGATGGATTTGATGGTAGAGGTAATTATAACTTAGGTATTACTGAGCAAATTATCTTTCCTGAAATTAATATAGATAAGGTAAACAAAATCTCTGGTATGGATATTACATTTGTAACCAGTGCTGATACTGATAAAGAAGCAAAATCGCTTCTTGCAGAATTAGGCTTACCTTTTAAAAAGAACTAA
- a CDS encoding DNA-directed RNA polymerase subunit alpha has product MAILNFQKPDKVIMIDSTDFEGKFEFRPLEPGYGLTVGNALRRVLLSSLEGFAITSIRIEGVDHEFSTIEGVVEDVTEIILNFKQVRFRRQIDEVDSEVVNVSFSGKDQFTAGDLQKHISGFQVLNPDMVICNTESSVSLNLELTIEKGRGYVPAEENKNANAAIGTIAIDSIFTPIKNVKYSIENYRVEQKTDFEKLVFEIITDGSIHPKHALTEAAKTLIHHFMLFSDERITLEADEIAQTETYDEESLHMRQLLKTKLVDMELSVRALNCLKAAEVETLGDLVSYNKNDLMKFRNFGKKSLTELEELVNIKGLNFGMDLAKYKLDRD; this is encoded by the coding sequence ATGGCAATATTAAATTTCCAAAAGCCGGATAAAGTAATCATGATTGATTCAACTGATTTCGAAGGAAAATTCGAATTCAGACCTTTAGAACCAGGTTACGGACTTACCGTTGGTAATGCACTTAGAAGAGTACTTTTATCTTCATTAGAAGGATTTGCAATTACCTCCATACGTATTGAAGGTGTAGATCATGAATTTTCTACTATCGAAGGCGTTGTTGAAGACGTAACTGAAATTATTTTAAATTTCAAACAAGTTCGTTTCAGAAGGCAAATCGACGAAGTAGATAGCGAAGTAGTAAATGTATCATTCTCAGGTAAAGATCAATTTACTGCAGGTGATTTACAGAAGCATATTTCAGGCTTTCAAGTATTGAATCCTGATATGGTGATTTGTAATACAGAAAGCAGCGTAAGTTTGAACCTAGAGTTGACTATTGAAAAAGGTCGTGGATATGTTCCTGCTGAAGAGAATAAGAATGCAAATGCTGCCATCGGTACCATTGCAATTGATTCTATCTTTACGCCTATCAAAAATGTAAAGTACAGCATTGAAAATTACCGTGTGGAGCAAAAAACCGACTTTGAAAAGTTAGTTTTTGAAATCATTACAGACGGGAGTATTCATCCTAAGCATGCGCTTACCGAAGCTGCTAAGACGTTGATCCACCACTTTATGTTGTTTTCTGATGAGAGAATTACTTTGGAGGCAGATGAAATAGCACAGACAGAAACTTATGATGAAGAAAGTCTTCATATGCGTCAGCTTCTTAAGACTAAATTAGTAGACATGGAACTCTCAGTAAGAGCGTTGAATTGTCTTAAGGCTGCCGAAGTGGAAACACTTGGTGATTTAGTTTCTTACAATAAAAATGATTTGATGAAATTCAGGAATTTTGGTAAGAAATCACTAACAGAGTTGGAAGAATTAGTAAATATCAAAGGTTTAAACTTTGGTATGGATCTAGCGAAATATAAATTAGACCGTGACTAG
- the rpsN gene encoding 30S ribosomal protein S14, whose protein sequence is MAKESMKARERKRQALVDKYAAKRKALKEAGDYEELQKLPKNASPVRLHNRCKLTGRPKGYMRQFGVSRVMFRQMANQGLIPGVKKASW, encoded by the coding sequence ATGGCAAAAGAATCAATGAAAGCGCGTGAGCGCAAGCGTCAAGCACTAGTGGATAAATATGCCGCTAAGAGAAAAGCTTTAAAAGAAGCAGGTGACTATGAAGAGTTGCAAAAGCTTCCAAAAAATGCTTCTCCCGTTCGTTTACACAATCGGTGTAAGTTAACTGGTCGACCTAAGGGTTATATGAGACAATTTGGTGTTTCTCGTGTAATGTTTAGACAAATGGCTAATCAAGGTTTAATTCCTGGCGTTAAAAAGGCTAGTTGGTAA
- the rpsM gene encoding 30S ribosomal protein S13 — protein sequence MARIAGVDIPKNKRGEIALTYIYGVGRNRAKDVLIASGVSIDKKVNDWDDDEIGKIRAAIGEFTIEGELRSETQVNIKRLMDIGCYRGVRHRSGLPLRGQRTKNNSRTRKGKRKTVANKKKATK from the coding sequence ATGGCTAGAATTGCAGGGGTAGATATACCTAAAAACAAACGTGGAGAAATAGCATTAACTTACATTTACGGTGTAGGTAGGAATCGCGCAAAGGATGTTCTTATTGCTAGTGGTGTTAGCATTGATAAAAAGGTTAACGACTGGGATGATGATGAGATAGGAAAGATCCGTGCCGCTATTGGTGAATTCACCATAGAAGGTGAGTTGAGATCTGAAACTCAAGTCAACATCAAACGTCTTATGGACATAGGTTGTTACAGAGGTGTTCGTCACAGATCTGGTCTTCCATTAAGGGGACAACGTACTAAGAATAATTCTCGTACACGTAAAGGAAAACGTAAGACTGTTGCTAACAAAAAGAAAGCAACTAAATAA
- the rpsK gene encoding 30S ribosomal protein S11: MAKSKTVAKKRKVIVDSVGEAHISSSFNNILISLTNKKGEVISWSSAGKMGFRGSKKNTPYAAQLAAEDCSKVAHEAGLRKIKAYVKGPGNGRESAIRSIHNAGIEVTEIIDVTPLPHNGCRPPKRRRV, encoded by the coding sequence ATGGCAAAGTCTAAAACAGTAGCTAAAAAGCGCAAAGTAATTGTTGATAGTGTAGGGGAAGCTCACATTTCTTCATCATTCAATAACATTTTGATTTCGCTTACAAATAAAAAAGGTGAGGTGATCTCATGGTCATCTGCCGGGAAAATGGGTTTTCGTGGTTCTAAAAAGAATACTCCATATGCAGCACAACTTGCCGCTGAGGATTGTTCTAAAGTAGCTCACGAAGCTGGTTTACGTAAAATTAAGGCATATGTTAAGGGACCAGGTAATGGTCGTGAGAGTGCTATACGTTCGATTCATAATGCAGGAATTGAAGTAACGGAAATAATTGATGTTACTCCTTTACCGCATAATGGTTGTCGTCCACCGAAAAGAAGAAGAGTTTAA